The Dama dama isolate Ldn47 chromosome 23, ASM3311817v1, whole genome shotgun sequence genome contains a region encoding:
- the LOC133044288 gene encoding short palate, lung and nasal epithelium carcinoma-associated protein 2B-like: MFQLWKLVLLCGLLAGTSASLLDNRGNDVLRKLRSALESGLASFDSAIEIIFQNLKAELESRCSEEVVENREPENLLEQLISRIFQVVNRLTGVRIRNVQVPDITFEATSNNSADVKIPITADVTVNLPLLGEIVSLNLTVEIQTSVSIETDAEADDSKVVVGECANNPESISLTVLHRSFGLLNDVVDVGINLARRVVSSVVQDELCPRIRELLESLDAECVKKLIETAAQNDVRKRMGQIWVQTLDLLLSNCAILVN, translated from the exons ATGTTTCAGCTTTGGAAACTTGTTCTCTTGTGCGGCCTGCTCGCTGGGACCTCAGCATCTCTTCTTGACAATCGTGGCAACGATGTTCTGAGGAAGCTGAGATCTGCTCTTGAGAGTGGACTTGCCAGCTTTGACAGTGCAATTGAAA ttatctttcagaatttgaaggcTGAATTGGAATCCAGGTGTTCAGAAGAGGTTGTGGAGAACCGGGAACCTGAGAATTTGTTGGAACAACtcatttctagaatttttcaAGTAGTAAACAGGCTTACAGG GGTGAGAATCAGGAATGTCCAAGTCCCGGATATCACATTCGAGGCAACTTCTAACAACAGTGCTGACGTGAAGATCCCCATCACTGCTGATGTCACCGTGAACCT GCCTCTGTTGGGTGAGATTGTCAGCCTGAACCTCACTGTGGAAATCCAAACTAGTGTCAGCATTGAAACTGATGCCGAGGCTGATGACTCCAAGGTGGTCGTGGGAGAATGCGCCAACAACCCAGAAAGCATCTCACTCACGGTGTTGCACAG gagcTTTGGACTGCTCAACGACGTTGTGGACGTTGGCATCAACCTTGCGAGAAGAGTGGTGTCCTCGGTGGTGCAGGACGAG CTGTGCCCACGAATCCGTGAACTCCTTGAAAGCCTGGATGCAGAGTGTGTTAAGAAACTCATCG AAACTGCTGCCCAGAATGATGTGAGAAAGAGGATGGGccagatctgggttcaaaccctggatctGCTACTTAGCAACTGTGCAATCCTGGTCAACTAG